ACCCCTGAACCTGGCCTTGGGGGAATCGAATTTCGGAGAGGAAGAAGCGGGCGGTGACCCGGAAGGGGAAGACGCCGACACACCTGGTGAGGAAAGGGTCTCCCGCGACCCCGACGGAGCGCCGTGCGTGTGAGACCCCTGACTGTCGGGGACGCTcgctgcctcagtttacctcagccGAGGGCCCGGCGGTGCCCGGGCTCCCTCGCGGAGGGCGAAAGCCTCCAGGACCTGGTCCTTTCTAGCCAAGAAGGGCTGTTCCGAGATGTTGCGGGTAACTTTAGGACACTGGCGTTAAAATACAAATACTGTGTATTTTTAATCTTGTGCTATTTTATGTAAATAGGGTCTTAAATCAGCCGACGCTGACCTAAGGCTTGCGTGTACTTTTGAAATAAACTTcagttctctccccccttctccgaGTGTCTGGGGACAGTGAATATCGAGCCTTTTAACCAAGCTTTCCGTCGCGCGGTGGAACTAGCCCCGTGGATCTCTTTGAAGTGGCTGTGGGAAAACAATGGCCACAAAGCCAAGTACCCAGCCAGAACCGTTCGAACAAACGCTGCCAGAACTTGCCCTTCTCCGGGAGATTACTTTGGAGCGGCAGCCAGACCTGGGCTTCCTGACCGTTCCCGTTGCCTCCGTGACAAACAGGGAATTTTttctgaccctatttattttgttcatgaggtgtccatccccttcattctttttatcgtgattaagttgtcttattttgtccgtctctctcccccgattagactctgagcccgtctctatctgttgccgaattgtacagtgctctgcacgtcgtaagcgctcaataaatacaattgaatgaatgaattttattttttttgagaagcggtgtggttcaCTGGATAAGGAATGAGAgtcagacctggggtctaattcctgctccgctgcttggacccgtcgcttcacttctctgggcctcagttacctcatctgtcaaattgattcattcagtcgtattgagcgcttactgtgtgcagagcactgtactgaacgcttggacagtacagttcggcaacagatagagacaatccctactcaccaGCGGGCTCACAGGCAGaaggtgaggattaagactgtaagccccatgtgagacggggaccgtgtccaacctgattagcttggatcgaccccggcggcttagaacagtgcctggcacgtagtaagtgcttaaccaataccattaaaaaaaaatattcagaccGGAGCCTCCCTAGGCAGAGGGAAGCCAGGGCTGAGACCAAGCCTTGCGTCAGCCCAAATGGAAGTGAAAACTGGTGCATTTTTAGCAGGGCCACGGGCCCGTTTTTTAAACCCGGCTCTTGCAGCTGACTTGGGCTAAtagcccttgtcctctccccagggagGCGTGAGTTTTAATGAGCTAAAGTTATGGGGATTTTGTGGAAGACTCTTACAGAAGGCCTTggatttctttcccagcactctaaGGCTGGGAAATAGTCTATCAGTCCCGGCGTTTGCCAGGAACTTAATGTCCCGGCGAAGAATGCCGTTCAAACAATGCAGAGCAATCCGACTTTAACCCGCCCGACAGAATTTGAAAGTCCGGCCGTCATCGGCCGGACCCCATTCAGACCTTCATCGGGAATTGTCTAAAGCTCGTGGAATCGGAAAACGAGGCCAATCTGGCAAAGGGTGTTTCAAGGACACCAGTAGTCAGAGCCCAAGCGGGAACAGGGACGTGTGAGCCGGCAAAAGGAAAGCCTGATTATTTAAAATCACTCCTCTGTTAGTGAATTTAAGGAAATAAgtacctgcttttttttttaaccccctttTGTGATGATTTATCATtgcagggtgggggggaagtCAGATTCTGGACTATCCTGCTTGTTGATAGTCCAGTTTTCTCCTGTGTAAGAAAATGACTTGTGCAGCGTCAACTCCTGCAGCTGAACCAACCGGTAAATAAATGTATTGGAGATTGATCAGTCGATGAATCGTGttcgagggcttactgcgtgcagagcgttattctaagcacttgggaaagtacagtagaatagagatGGTAGAGTTGATCTGTGTGCCCAAGGAGCATGCAGTCGGCCggggaataataatggtgatgatggcatttgtcaagcgcttactatgagccaagcactggggtagacacaaggtaatcaggttgtcccacgtggggctccaagtcttcatccccaatttacagaggagggaactgaggcccagagaagtgaagcgacttacccaaagtcgcacaggtggcggaggtggcattagagcccatgacctctagactcccaagcccgttctctttccacgaagccacgctacttctcggggAAGACCGatgctaaaataaaataaattacacgtaggGAAAGTAGGAGAGGATAAGGCTGTTTACGTGTTATGTAGCTGGGTGAGTATCGGAGTGTTTAAGGGGGGTAGGGATGACGTCCCTTAAGAGGTGGGtggtaggggaaaggaggatttGTTCAAGTAATATCtccaaagcctagtggaaagagcgtgggccacgAAGacgggttctgggttctaatccccgctgtgtgaccttgggcaagtcacttaacttctccaaacctcagtttcttcatccccataatggggattaaatcctccttaggctgaaagccctgtgagggacaaagactgtgtccaacctgattctttcatctaccccagcgcttattacagtgcctggcacgtaattagTACTTAACTGTCGAatcctctccgccccacagcagcTCCATAGACACCTCTTCCCACAgcgtcccactctccatctgccgtCGGTCTGGTAcggtagagttttctcggtaaaaatccggaagcggtttccCTTCCGcgtggtaaactcgagtctccgccctcgactctctcccgtgccgccgctgcccagcgcggGCGAGTTTTGAATCGTGGCAGgtggcccgccgctcgctagccgccacccgggctggggaagggacggacgggcctccgctcgcctctccctcccgtagccgagacttgAAGGGGACCGGACGCTCTCCGGGTGCCATCCCGAGAGGGGCACTTTACTACCGTTAAAAAGAGCTGCCACCGCGTGTGTTTGTGGAAGTCAAATAAGAGTTACACGGGGGAGAAAAATAACACAACCCACCTTTTAATTGCTTCACCGCACGGTGAAAGGCAAGGTAAGCGTGAAGTCGGGGATCGCTGAGACTAAGGTCCCCTCAATTCTTGTGAAACCCGACGAGGAAATACAAGACCTCCGCGTAGTTCTCCGGCCAGCCGCTCCAATTCTGGCTAGCCAGAAATTTCAGCTTCTGTTTGAGGCCCGGGATGTTCTTCAGGATCTTAATGGAATGATGGTTGTTGCAAGTGATGACAGACATAAGATAGCACGTCCAGAACTtaacgagactggtagagtgaaGTCCTGTATCCGAGGAGAGGGAATCTCCGTCCGGCTCGAGGTAATCCAGGAGAATGTGAACGAGGTGAAGTTTTTTGGCTTTGTTCTGACTAGAGCTGTCGATGTAGCATAAGCCAGCCAGGCCTTTTAGCAGCCGAATCTTCTCCGCGGCAGTCAGGGTCGGCTCTTGCAAGAGAGCGACCATATCAGGCATATATTCCAAGGCGCACTTTGAACCCTTCGGTCCTCCTGCAAAATTAAGTGTTTGTCCGCGGTGTCATCCCCACGGGCAGGTTGacacgggcctcagttccctcatctggaaaatggggattaacactggggATTAACCGAATCCGACctcattagctcgtatccaccccggtgcttcgtacggtgccaggcagatattaagcgcttaacaaataccattaaaaaaaaaaaaacggtccCAGTCTCACACGAaactcagtctaaaagggagggagagtgggtatcttatccccattttacagatgagagaattgaggtccgaaggtattaagtccccattttgcaagttcagcaactgaagcccagagaagtcacgtgaggggtagagaacatgtctgctaattgttatattctactcttccaaacacagagtacactgctctacacgcggtaagcgctcgacagatacgaccGAGTTGCCCACGTTCACGGTAGGCTAGAAGCAGCTgggactatttttttttattgtatttaagcgcttatgtgccaggcactctactaattacagtccccggcacatgtactaagcacgggggtagatcaatcaatgggatttatcgagcgagcgcttcctaggtgcagagcaccgtactaagcgcttgggagagtacaatacgacagaatgagcggacccattccctgcccataacgagctggcAGTCGACGTTGGACAagaccctatcccacgtggagctcataggcttcatccccgttttacggtcgAGGTAGAGACACGGCGAAGTGACCGTAGCCTCGCCGGGAAAACAGACAGCCGTCCTGCCGGCCAGCTGATGgtcgcattgattgagcgcttactggggggcggagcactgtactgaacacttgggagagtgcagcgacAGGCAGATAATACCGATAAAGCGGGCCGAGCTCCCCGCTTCCTCTGCTCCGCAGGCCCTAGTACCTGTGTAGGCCAACAGCCCCATTTTCATCACCGCCTCCGCTTTCGTGGCCACGGGCAGCTCCGCATCCCTCAGGCTCTTTCCAAACCTGTTAATTTTTTCTTTGTGAAAAATGTTTTCCACCGTGGTGTAgaacttctcctctttctccacaaAATAGGGCTGGATGTAGGCTTCCCACAGGGCCAGGACCTGGGCGGCTATCTTGTAACATAACTCCACCACGTAATCCCcacctctcctaagcgctttcaGGATAATCGCGTCCCTCCTCTGAGCCATGGGGTGGAGGATGGCTCGGGAGGGCCGTTAACGGCCTCCGCTAAGGGTGGGGAACCGAGGCAGGCTGGTCTCCTAGCAATGCCGGAACCCACGCGGAATGGGAGATGGCAGAAGAGACCGGTCTCCGCGGAGAGAGAAACGGGGATTCAGCCTGTCCCGATTCAGCACCTTTCCTCAGAAGCCGAGCTCAGTGCGTCGTCCAGAAGGTGGGCCCGCTTTTTTAGCCCAAATCCGTTCAAGGAGTCGTCGCCGGCAGTCGGATCCGGCCCCGGTTTTCCTCCGCGTCCTTGGCCTCGCTCTCTCGGCTTTCCAGAAGGAGGCTGGGTTCCGTCTGTCCAAAATCCGGCTTCAGGGCCAGAGAGGGGGAAGATTGGGAACGGAGGGACTGCTCTTCCCAAGAGTGATGAGCCCAAGGGGACCTCGGCTACTCATTTCAATAGGGAGCGGCGGGGGAGCGATCGGTAGACCGTGCCGTGAAGGCGTCTCATTTTTCACCCCCAAAGTCCATCTCCCGTTAAACCACCGACCCCGATTAGGGAAAGGATGAGATCAGATTCAATCGTTTTTAACTTCAAAAGAGCATTAGAGGGAAGGGATCTCGTCAGATAATTCTGTTGCCCTCCGCCAAGCGGccgatacggtgctctgcccacagttgacGCCGAGGCCTACCGATAGATTTTCTAGGAATTTTCCAGGCCAGCTGGAGGGCCGGGTCCATAACTGGCGACGGAGAAAGCACAGGGGAATCTCGGTTCACAGTGGAGCCGGAGGGACTCCTTTGTAAATCTAGAAGGTTCGCAGAGAGGGtccggaggaagggagagaggtaggcgcttaaataccataatcattattattattactctcctaagcgcctagttcgatgatctgcacacagtaagagctcaataaatgtgacagacCAGACATCTTGAACAGTGCTGTTCAAGGAAGGGTGGGGCTTCCTCAGCCACAGGGCTGCTCCTGGAAGCACAGAGcgcattgggcggggattgtctctgtctgttgccgaactgtccattccgagcgcttaatacggtgctctgcacatagtaagcgctcaataaatacgatcgaatgaatggatcagtgctccctctacacccccccagcctcagccccgacACTGAGGTCCTGGGAAGTaggaatgatattaataatgatcataactgtggtgttggttgagggcttactatgtgccaggccctgtacgaaGCGCCGGTTTAGAAAGaaggtaactgagttggacacagtccctgtcccacgatgggctcacagtcttaatcctcattgtacagacgaggtaactgaggcacagagaagtgaagcgacttgcccaaggtcacaagtagaCGAGCGGtgcggctgggattagagcccaggtctttccgactcccaggcccgtgtgctatccACCGGGCCGTGCTCCCAGGTTCTCCCGGCATCCCGAGGTGCCCCACTCGCACCCGCTGCTCGCTCCGTGGAGTAAGAGGCAGGcaccccgcccaccacgagtCGACGGAGTGGACCGGACAGACTCCGGCCACGCCGAACCCGGAGGCCGTCTCCTTTTAGGGCACCCTGTCCAATCGCAAAAGGCCACCATACGGAGAGGTCTCCAAGTCTGAGAGGAGccgagtggcccagtggatagaccacgggcctgggggtcaggaggacctgggttctaatcctgactccccgacttgtctgccgtgtgaccttgagcaagttaccttctctgggcctcacttaccccaactgtaaaatggggattaagattgtgagccccttgtaggattaGTTTGCATTggccccagcacgtagtacggtgcccggcacagagtaggcgcttaaaagataccacaattacaatcGTTATAAAGACATCCTGGAGTGGACAA
This sequence is a window from Ornithorhynchus anatinus isolate Pmale09 chromosome X2, mOrnAna1.pri.v4, whole genome shotgun sequence. Protein-coding genes within it:
- the ARMH2 gene encoding armadillo-like helical domain-containing protein 2 isoform X1, which codes for MAQRRDAIILKALRRGGDYVVELCYKIAAQVLALWEAYIQPYFVEKEEKFYTTVENIFHKEKINRFGKSLRDAELPVATKAEAVMKMGLLAYTGTRACGAEEAGSSARFIGGPKGSKCALEYMPDMVALLQEPTLTAAEKIRLLKGLAGLCYIDSSSQNKAKKLHLVHILLDYLEPDGDSLSSDTGLHSTSLVKFWTCYLMSVITCNNHHSIKILKNIPGLKQKLKFLASQNWSGWPENYAEVLYFLVGFHKN
- the ARMH2 gene encoding armadillo-like helical domain-containing protein 2 isoform X2; translated protein: MAQRRDAIILKALRRGGDYVVELCYKIAAQVLALWEAYIQPYFVEKEEKFYTTVENIFHKEKINRFGKSLRDAELPVATKAEAVMKMGLLAYTGGPKGSKCALEYMPDMVALLQEPTLTAAEKIRLLKGLAGLCYIDSSSQNKAKKLHLVHILLDYLEPDGDSLSSDTGLHSTSLVKFWTCYLMSVITCNNHHSIKILKNIPGLKQKLKFLASQNWSGWPENYAEVLYFLVGFHKN